A portion of the Chiroxiphia lanceolata isolate bChiLan1 chromosome 10, bChiLan1.pri, whole genome shotgun sequence genome contains these proteins:
- the KIF1A gene encoding kinesin-like protein KIF1A isoform X14, with the protein MAGASVKVAVRVRPFNSREMSRESKCIIQMSGSTTTILNPKQPKETPKSFSFDYSYWSHTTPADINYASQKQVYRDIGEEMLQHAFEGYNVCIFAYGQTGAGKSYTMMGKQEKDQQGIIPQLCEDLFSRINDTTNDNMSYSVEVSYMEIYCERVRDLLNPKNKGNLRVREHPLMGPYVEDLSKLAVTSYNDIQDLMDSGNKARTVAATNMNETSSRSHAVFNIIFTQKRHDAETDITTEKVSKISLVDLAGSERADSTGAKGTRLKEGANINKSLTTLGKVISALAEMDSGPNKNKKKKKTDFIPYRDSVLTWLLRENLGGNSRTAMVAALSPADINYDETLSTLRYADRAKQIRCNAVINEDPNNKLIRELKDEVARLRDLLYAQGLGDIIDTHPAAGGSKLTNAIAGISPSSSLSALSSRAASVASLHERIMFAPGSEEAIERLKETEKIIAELNETWEEKLRRTEAIRMEREALLAEMGVAMREDGGTLGVFSPKKTPHLVNLNEDPLMSECLLYYIKDGITRVGREDAEKRQDIVLSGHFIKEEHCLFRSDTKTSGEVIVTLEPCEGADTYVNGKKVTEPSILRSGNRIIMGKSHVFRFNHPEQARQERERTPCAETPAEPVDWAFAQRELLEKQGIDMKQEMEQRLQELEDQYRREREEANYLLEQQRLDYESKLEALQKQMDSRYYPEANEEEEEPEDEVQWTEREFELALWAFRKWKWYQFTSLRDLLWGNAIFLKEANAISVELKKKVQFQFVLLTDTLYSPLPPDLLPPDAAKDREKRPFPRTIVAVEVQDQKNGATHYWTLEKLRQRLDLMREMYDRAAEVPSSVIEDCDNVVTGGDPFYDRFPWFRLVGRAFVYLSNLLYPVPLVHRVAIVSEKGEVKGFLRVAVQAISADEEAPDYGSGVRQSGTAKISFDDQHFEKFQSESCPSVGMSRSGTSQEELRIVEGQGQVSDLGPSADEVNNNTCAVTPEDLLLDSPEKPVPDGPLEVALDHLKLGSIFTFRVTVLQASSISAEYADIFCQFNFIHRHDEAFSTEPLKNTGRGPPLGFYHVQNIAVEVTKSFIEYIKSQPIVFEVFGHYQQHPFPPLCKDVLSPLRPSRRHFPRVMPLSKPVPATKLSTMTRPSAGPCQCKYDLMVFFEICELEANGDYIPAVVDHRGGMPCHGTFLLHQGIQRRITVTLVHETGSLIRWKEVRELVVGRIRNTPEADESLIDPNILSLNILSSGYIHPSQDDRQFLDSDMPRTFYQFEAAWDSSMHNSLLLNRVTPYREKIYITLSAYIEMENCTQPAVITKDFCMVFYSRDAKLPASRSIRNLFGSGSLRASESNRVTGVYELSLCRVADAGSPGMQRRRRRVLDTSVAYVRGEENLAGWRPRSDSLILDHQWELEKLSLLQEVEKTRHYLLLREKLETTQRLGLETLSPCSGEDSESRSTSCVSSPLSADGAPEGRTSPPETPSERQKELAVKCLRLLTHTFNREYSHSHVCISASESKLSEMSVTLMRDPSMSALGVTTLTPSSTCPSLVEGRYNATEVRPQQVSSRADSPDLEPVVEGEQKKSPARRPEEEKEPQRLLVPDIQEIRVSPIVSKKGYLHFLEPHTNGWVKRFVVVRRPYVYIYNSDKDAVERAILNLSKAQVEYSEDQQAMLKTPNTFAVCTEHRGILLQASSDKDMHDWLYAFNPLLAGSIRSKLSRRRTAQMRI; encoded by the exons ATGGCGGGAGCATCAGTGAAGGTGGCGGTGCGAGTCCGGCCCTTCAACTCCCGGGAGATGAGCCGGGAATCCAAATGCATCATCCAGATGTCAGGAAGCACCACAA CTATCCTGAACCCGAAGCAGCCTAAAGAGACACCAAAAAGCTTCAGCTTTGACTATTCCTACTGGTCCCACACTACG CCTGCAGACATCAACTATGCATCCCAGAAGCAAGTGTACCGGGACATTGGTGAGGAGATGCTGCAACATGCCTTTGAAGGCTACAATGTGTGCATCTTTGCCTACGGGCAGACGGGAGCTGGAAAATCCTACACCATGAtggggaagcaggagaaggacCAGCAAGGCATCATCCCACAG ctgtgcGAGGACCTCTTCTCCCGCATCAACGACACGACGAATGACAACATGTCCTACTCTGTGGAG GTGAGCTACATGGAGATTTACTGCGAGCGCGTGAGGGACCTCCTGAACCCCAAGAACAAGGGGAACCTGCGGGTGAGGGAGCATCCCCTTATGGGCCCGTATGTTGAAGACCTTTCCAAGCTGGCCGTGACCTCCTACAATGACATCCAGGACCTCATGGACTCTGGAAACAAGGCCCG cacagtGGCTGCTACCAACATGAATGAGACCAGCAGCCGCTCCCACGCCGTGTTCAACATCATCTTCACGCAGAAGCGACATGATGCTGAGACAGACATCACCACTgagaag GTCAGCAAAATCAGCTTGGTGGACCTGGCTGGGAGCGAGCGAGCCGACTCCACAGGTGCCAAGGGCACAAGGCTAAAG gaAGGAGCAAACATCAACAAGTCCTTGACCACTCTGGGGAAAGTCATCTCTGCCCTGGCTGAAATG GATTCGGGGCCAAACAAG aacaaaaagaagaaaaagacagatttCATCCCATACCGGGACTCGGTGCTGACCTGGCTGCTGCGGGAGAACCTGG GGGGCAACTCCAGGACTGCCATGGTCGCTGCTCTCAGTCCTGCTGACATCAACTATGATGAGAccctcagcaccctcag GTATGCTGACCGCGCCAAGCAGATCCGTTGCAACGCTGTCATCAATGAGGACCCCAACAACAAGCTCATCCGGGAGCTGAAGGACGAGGTGGCACGTCTGCGTGACCTTCTCTATGCCCAGGGTCTTGGGGACATCATTGACA cccatcctgctgcaggaggatcCAAAT TGACCAATGCCATTGCTGGGATCAGCCCCTCTTCCTCCCTGTCCGCCTTATCCAGCCGTGCTGCCTCTGTTGCCAGCCTCCACGAGCGCATCATGTTTGCTCCGGGCAGTGAAGAGGCAATTGAAAGACTCAAG GAAACAGAGAAGATCATTGCGGAGCTGAATGAGACGTGGGAGGAGAAGCTGCGGAGGACAGAAGCAATCCGGATGGAGAG GGAAGCGTTGCTGGCCGAAATGGGGGTGGCCATGAGGGAGGATGGAGGCACCTTGGGTGTTTTCTCTCCTAAAAAG ACGCCACACTTGGTCAACCTGAATGAGGATCCGCTCATGTCCGAATGTCTTCTCTACTACATCAAGGATGGGATAACAAG GGTTGGCCGAGAAGATGCTGAGAAGAGGCAGGACATCGTTCTCAGCGGGCACTTCATTAAAGAAGAGCACTGCCTGTTCCGCAGCGACACCAAAACAAGTGGTGAAG TGATAGTGACCCTGGAGCCCTGTGAAGGTGCTGACACCTATGTGAACGGCAAAAAGGTGACGGAGCCCAGCATCCTGCGCTCAG GAAACCGCATCATCATGGGGAAGAGCCATGTCTTCCGCTTCAACCACCCCGAGCAGGCTCGGCAGGAGCGGGAGCGGACCCCGTGTGCCGAGACCCCCGCAGAGCCCGTGGACTGGGCGTTTGCCCagagagagctgctggagaagcagggCATCGACATGAAACAGGAGATGGAGCAGCG gctccaggagctggaggaccaGTACCGGAGGGAGCGGGAAGAGGCAAACTACcttctggagcagcagaggctg GACTATGAGAGCAAACTGGAGGCTTTACAGAAGCAGATGGACTCTAGGTATTACCCTGAGGCAAacgaggaagaggaagaaccTGAGGATGAGG TGCAATGGACAGAGCGGGAGTTCGAGCTGGCCCTTTGGGCCTTTAGGAAGTGGAAGTGGTACCAGTTCACCTCCCTCCGCGACCTGCTCTGGGGCAACGCCATCTTCCTCAAGGAAGCCAACGCCATCAGTGTGGAGCTGAAAAAGAAG gTCCAGTTCCAGTTTGTGCTCCTCACAGACACACTGTACTCGCCTCTCCCTCCTGACCTGCTGCCTCCTGATGCTGCCAAGGACCGGGAGAAGCGGCCGTTCCCCCGGACCATTGTGGCCGTAGAGGTGCAGGACCAGAAGAATGGGGCAACACACTACTGGACCCTAGAGAAGCTGAG gcagcGCCTGGACCTGATGCGGGAGATGTATGACCGAGCAGCAGAAGTGCCTTCCAGTGTCATCGAGGACTGCGACAACGTGGTGACCGGTGGAGATCCTTTCTACGACCGCTTCCCCTGGTTCAGGCTGGTCGGCAG GGCCTTCGTCTACCTGAGCAACCTCCTCTACCCTGTGCCCCTGGTCCACCGCGTGGCCATCGTCAGCGAGAAGGGTGAGGTGAAGGGCTTCCTGCGTGTGGCCGTCCAGGCCATCTCAG CGGATGAAGAAGCCCCTGACTACGGCTCTGGTGTGCGGCAATCAGGGACAGCCAAGATCTCCTTTGATGATCAGCACTTTGAGAAG TTCCAGTCAGAatcgtgcccatctgtggggATGTCTCGCTCGGGGACCTCTCAGGAGGAGCTGCGCATTGTTGAAGGCCAGGGGCAGGTCAGCGACTTGGGTCCCTCTGCTGATGAAGTCAACAACAACACCTGTGCAG tgaCCCCAGAGGACCTTCTCCTGGACAGCCCTGAGAAGCCTGTGCCAGACGGACCGCTGGAGGTGGCTCTGGACCACCTGAAGCTGGGCAGCATCTTCACTTTCCGTGTGACGGTCCTGCAAGCCTCCAGCATCTCTGCAGAATACGCAGACATCTTCTGCCAGTTCAA CTTCATCCATCGCCACGATGAGGCCTTTTCGACAGAACCCTTGAAGAACACGGGACGAGGACCACCACTGGGCTTCTATCACGTCCAGAAT ATCGCTGTGGAGGTGACCAAATCCTTCATTGAATACATCAAGAGCCAGCCAATTGTGTTTGAGGTGTTTGGCCACTACCAGCAGCACCCCTTCCCGCCTCTCTGCAAGGATGTCCTGAG CCCACTGAGGCCGTCCCGGCGCCACTTCCCCCGTGTGATGCCGCTCTCCAAACCAG TGCCTGCAACAAAGCTGAGCACCATGACTCGGCCCAGTGCCGGCCCCTGCCAGTGCAAGTACGACCTGATGGTCTTCTTTGAGATTTGTGAGCTGGAGGCCAATGGCGA CTACATCCCTGCTGTTGTGGACCATCGTGGAGGCATGCCGTGCCATGGGACCTTCCTCCTCCACCAG GGCATCCAGAGGAGAATCACCGTCACCTTGGTGCATGAAACAGGCAGCCTCATCCGCTGGAAGGAAGTGCGGGAGCTGGTTGTGG gTCGAATTAGGAACACCCCAGAAGCAGATGAGTCACTCATTGACCCCAACATCCTGTCCCTGAACATCCTCTCCTCCGGGTACATCCACCCCTCCCAGGATGACCG GCAGTTTCTTGATTCGGATATGCCTAG GACTTTCTACCAGTTTGAGGCGGCGTGGGACAGCTCCATGCACAACTCGCTGCTGCTCAACCGTGTCACCCCGTACCGGGAGAAGATCTATATCACCCTGTCAGCCTACATCGAG atGGAGAACTGTACTCAGCCCGCTGTCATCACCAAAGACTTCTGCATGGTTTTCTACTCCCGGGACGCCAAACTTCCCGCCTCCCGCTCCATCCGCAATCTTTTTGGCAGCGGCAGCCTGCGGGCTTCTGAGAG CAATCGTGTGACTGGAGTCTATGAGCTCAGCCTCTGCCGTGTGGCCGATGCCGGCAGCCCAG GGATGCAGAGACGGCGACGGCGCGTTCTGGACACCTCCGTTGCCTATGTGCGGGGAGAGGAGAACCTGGCTGGCTGGCGGCCCCGCAGTGACAGCCTCATCCTTGACCATCAGTGGGAGCTGGAGAAACTCAGCCTCCTGCAAGAA GTGGAGAAGACAAGGCACTACCTGCTACTGCGTGAGAAGCTGGAGACGACCCAGCGCTTGGGTCTGGAGACCCTGTCCCCCTGCTCCGGTGAGGACTCTGAGTCCCGAAGCACCTCCTGCGTCTCCTCCCCACTCTCTGCCGACGGGGCCCCTGAGGGCCGCACCTCACCCCCTGAAACTCCCAGCGAGAGGCAGAAGGAGCTGGCTGTGAAG tgcttgcGCCTGCTCACGCACACCTTCAACAGGGAGTACAGCCACAGCCATGTCTGCATTAGCGCCAGTGAGAGCAAG CTGTCTGAAATGTCCGTGACCCTGATGAGAGACCCCTCCATGTCAGCTCTTGGGGTCACCACTCTCACCCCCTCCTCAACCTGCCCATCACTGGTGGAAGGACGTTACAATGCCACAGAGGTCAG acCCCAGCAGGTTTCCTCCAGAGCAGACAGCCCTGACCTGGAGCCTGTGGTAGAAGGAGAGCAGAAGAAGTCCCCAGCCCGCCGacctgaggaggagaaggagcccCAGCGTTTGCTGGTGCCTGACATCCAGGAGATCCGAGTCAG CCCCATCGTCTCCAAAAAGGGCTACCTGCACTTCCTGGAGCCCCACACCAATGGGTGGGTGAAGCGCTTCGTGGTGGTTCGGCGCCCATACGTCTACATCTACAACTCAGACAAGGATGCAGTTGAGAGGGCCATACTCAACCTCTCCAAGGCCCAGGTGGAGTACAGTGAGGACCAGCAGGCCATGCTCAAG ACCCCGAACACGTTTGCGGTGTGCACGGAGCACCGGGGCATCCTGCTGCAGGCGAGCAGTGACAAAGACATGCACGACTGGCTCTACGCCTTCAACCCTCTGCTGGCTGGATCCATAAG
- the KIF1A gene encoding kinesin-like protein KIF1A isoform X10 produces MAGASVKVAVRVRPFNSREMSRESKCIIQMSGSTTTILNPKQPKETPKSFSFDYSYWSHTTPADINYASQKQVYRDIGEEMLQHAFEGYNVCIFAYGQTGAGKSYTMMGKQEKDQQGIIPQLCEDLFSRINDTTNDNMSYSVEVSYMEIYCERVRDLLNPKNKGNLRVREHPLMGPYVEDLSKLAVTSYNDIQDLMDSGNKARTVAATNMNETSSRSHAVFNIIFTQKRHDAETDITTEKVSKISLVDLAGSERADSTGAKGTRLKEGANINKSLTTLGKVISALAEMDSGPNKNKKKKKTDFIPYRDSVLTWLLRENLGGNSRTAMVAALSPADINYDETLSTLRYADRAKQIRCNAVINEDPNNKLIRELKDEVARLRDLLYAQGLGDIIDTHPAAGGSKLTNAIAGISPSSSLSALSSRAASVASLHERIMFAPGSEEAIERLKETEKIIAELNETWEEKLRRTEAIRMEREALLAEMGVAMREDGGTLGVFSPKKTPHLVNLNEDPLMSECLLYYIKDGITRVGREDAEKRQDIVLSGHFIKEEHCLFRSDTKTSGEVIVTLEPCEGADTYVNGKKVTEPSILRSGNRIIMGKSHVFRFNHPEQARQERERTPCAETPAEPVDWAFAQRELLEKQGIDMKQEMEQRLQELEDQYRREREEANYLLEQQRLDYESKLEALQKQMDSRYYPEANEEEEEPEDEVQWTEREFELALWAFRKWKWYQFTSLRDLLWGNAIFLKEANAISVELKKKVQFQFVLLTDTLYSPLPPDLLPPDAAKDREKRPFPRTIVAVEVQDQKNGATHYWTLEKLRQRLDLMREMYDRAAEVPSSVIEDCDNVVTGGDPFYDRFPWFRLVGSSDISGCNSSPLFNTCMSERMADLTPSPTFSNPDSDITEPADEQHQGQEEEEEEEDLEEDIFPECPLCDGRDPFYDRFPLFSLVGRAFVYLSNLLYPVPLVHRVAIVSEKGEVKGFLRVAVQAISADEEAPDYGSGVRQSGTAKISFDDQHFEKFQSESCPSVGMSRSGTSQEELRIVEGQGQVSDLGPSADEVNNNTCAVTPEDLLLDSPEKPVPDGPLEVALDHLKLGSIFTFRVTVLQASSISAEYADIFCQFNFIHRHDEAFSTEPLKNTGRGPPLGFYHVQNIAVEVTKSFIEYIKSQPIVFEVFGHYQQHPFPPLCKDVLSPLRPSRRHFPRVMPLSKPVPATKLSTMTRPSAGPCQCKYDLMVFFEICELEANGDYIPAVVDHRGGMPCHGTFLLHQGIQRRITVTLVHETGSLIRWKEVRELVVGRIRNTPEADESLIDPNILSLNILSSGYIHPSQDDRTFYQFEAAWDSSMHNSLLLNRVTPYREKIYITLSAYIEMENCTQPAVITKDFCMVFYSRDAKLPASRSIRNLFGSGSLRASESNRVTGVYELSLCRVADAGSPGMQRRRRRVLDTSVAYVRGEENLAGWRPRSDSLILDHQWELEKLSLLQEVEKTRHYLLLREKLETTQRLGLETLSPCSGEDSESRSTSCVSSPLSADGAPEGRTSPPETPSERQKELAVKCLRLLTHTFNREYSHSHVCISASESKLSEMSVTLMRDPSMSALGVTTLTPSSTCPSLVEGRYNATEVRPQQVSSRADSPDLEPVVEGEQKKSPARRPEEEKEPQRLLVPDIQEIRVSPIVSKKGYLHFLEPHTNGWVKRFVVVRRPYVYIYNSDKDAVERAILNLSKAQVEYSEDQQAMLKTPNTFAVCTEHRGILLQASSDKDMHDWLYAFNPLLAGSIRSKLSRRRTAQMRI; encoded by the exons ATGGCGGGAGCATCAGTGAAGGTGGCGGTGCGAGTCCGGCCCTTCAACTCCCGGGAGATGAGCCGGGAATCCAAATGCATCATCCAGATGTCAGGAAGCACCACAA CTATCCTGAACCCGAAGCAGCCTAAAGAGACACCAAAAAGCTTCAGCTTTGACTATTCCTACTGGTCCCACACTACG CCTGCAGACATCAACTATGCATCCCAGAAGCAAGTGTACCGGGACATTGGTGAGGAGATGCTGCAACATGCCTTTGAAGGCTACAATGTGTGCATCTTTGCCTACGGGCAGACGGGAGCTGGAAAATCCTACACCATGAtggggaagcaggagaaggacCAGCAAGGCATCATCCCACAG ctgtgcGAGGACCTCTTCTCCCGCATCAACGACACGACGAATGACAACATGTCCTACTCTGTGGAG GTGAGCTACATGGAGATTTACTGCGAGCGCGTGAGGGACCTCCTGAACCCCAAGAACAAGGGGAACCTGCGGGTGAGGGAGCATCCCCTTATGGGCCCGTATGTTGAAGACCTTTCCAAGCTGGCCGTGACCTCCTACAATGACATCCAGGACCTCATGGACTCTGGAAACAAGGCCCG cacagtGGCTGCTACCAACATGAATGAGACCAGCAGCCGCTCCCACGCCGTGTTCAACATCATCTTCACGCAGAAGCGACATGATGCTGAGACAGACATCACCACTgagaag GTCAGCAAAATCAGCTTGGTGGACCTGGCTGGGAGCGAGCGAGCCGACTCCACAGGTGCCAAGGGCACAAGGCTAAAG gaAGGAGCAAACATCAACAAGTCCTTGACCACTCTGGGGAAAGTCATCTCTGCCCTGGCTGAAATG GATTCGGGGCCAAACAAG aacaaaaagaagaaaaagacagatttCATCCCATACCGGGACTCGGTGCTGACCTGGCTGCTGCGGGAGAACCTGG GGGGCAACTCCAGGACTGCCATGGTCGCTGCTCTCAGTCCTGCTGACATCAACTATGATGAGAccctcagcaccctcag GTATGCTGACCGCGCCAAGCAGATCCGTTGCAACGCTGTCATCAATGAGGACCCCAACAACAAGCTCATCCGGGAGCTGAAGGACGAGGTGGCACGTCTGCGTGACCTTCTCTATGCCCAGGGTCTTGGGGACATCATTGACA cccatcctgctgcaggaggatcCAAAT TGACCAATGCCATTGCTGGGATCAGCCCCTCTTCCTCCCTGTCCGCCTTATCCAGCCGTGCTGCCTCTGTTGCCAGCCTCCACGAGCGCATCATGTTTGCTCCGGGCAGTGAAGAGGCAATTGAAAGACTCAAG GAAACAGAGAAGATCATTGCGGAGCTGAATGAGACGTGGGAGGAGAAGCTGCGGAGGACAGAAGCAATCCGGATGGAGAG GGAAGCGTTGCTGGCCGAAATGGGGGTGGCCATGAGGGAGGATGGAGGCACCTTGGGTGTTTTCTCTCCTAAAAAG ACGCCACACTTGGTCAACCTGAATGAGGATCCGCTCATGTCCGAATGTCTTCTCTACTACATCAAGGATGGGATAACAAG GGTTGGCCGAGAAGATGCTGAGAAGAGGCAGGACATCGTTCTCAGCGGGCACTTCATTAAAGAAGAGCACTGCCTGTTCCGCAGCGACACCAAAACAAGTGGTGAAG TGATAGTGACCCTGGAGCCCTGTGAAGGTGCTGACACCTATGTGAACGGCAAAAAGGTGACGGAGCCCAGCATCCTGCGCTCAG GAAACCGCATCATCATGGGGAAGAGCCATGTCTTCCGCTTCAACCACCCCGAGCAGGCTCGGCAGGAGCGGGAGCGGACCCCGTGTGCCGAGACCCCCGCAGAGCCCGTGGACTGGGCGTTTGCCCagagagagctgctggagaagcagggCATCGACATGAAACAGGAGATGGAGCAGCG gctccaggagctggaggaccaGTACCGGAGGGAGCGGGAAGAGGCAAACTACcttctggagcagcagaggctg GACTATGAGAGCAAACTGGAGGCTTTACAGAAGCAGATGGACTCTAGGTATTACCCTGAGGCAAacgaggaagaggaagaaccTGAGGATGAGG TGCAATGGACAGAGCGGGAGTTCGAGCTGGCCCTTTGGGCCTTTAGGAAGTGGAAGTGGTACCAGTTCACCTCCCTCCGCGACCTGCTCTGGGGCAACGCCATCTTCCTCAAGGAAGCCAACGCCATCAGTGTGGAGCTGAAAAAGAAG gTCCAGTTCCAGTTTGTGCTCCTCACAGACACACTGTACTCGCCTCTCCCTCCTGACCTGCTGCCTCCTGATGCTGCCAAGGACCGGGAGAAGCGGCCGTTCCCCCGGACCATTGTGGCCGTAGAGGTGCAGGACCAGAAGAATGGGGCAACACACTACTGGACCCTAGAGAAGCTGAG gcagcGCCTGGACCTGATGCGGGAGATGTATGACCGAGCAGCAGAAGTGCCTTCCAGTGTCATCGAGGACTGCGACAACGTGGTGACCGGTGGAGATCCTTTCTACGACCGCTTCCCCTGGTTCAGGCTGGTCGGCAG TTCAGATATCTCTGGCTGCAACAGCTCTCCTCTTTTCAACACATGCATGAGCGAGCGCATGGCTGATCTCACCCCCTCCCCTACCTTCTCGAACCCCGACTCCGACATCACCGAGCCTGCTGACGAGCAGCaccaggggcaggaggaggaggaggaggaggaggacctGGAGGAAGACATCTTTCCGGAGTGCCCGCTGTGTGATGGCCGGGATCCATTTTACGACCGCTTCCCCCTGTTCAGTTTAGTAGGAAG GGCCTTCGTCTACCTGAGCAACCTCCTCTACCCTGTGCCCCTGGTCCACCGCGTGGCCATCGTCAGCGAGAAGGGTGAGGTGAAGGGCTTCCTGCGTGTGGCCGTCCAGGCCATCTCAG CGGATGAAGAAGCCCCTGACTACGGCTCTGGTGTGCGGCAATCAGGGACAGCCAAGATCTCCTTTGATGATCAGCACTTTGAGAAG TTCCAGTCAGAatcgtgcccatctgtggggATGTCTCGCTCGGGGACCTCTCAGGAGGAGCTGCGCATTGTTGAAGGCCAGGGGCAGGTCAGCGACTTGGGTCCCTCTGCTGATGAAGTCAACAACAACACCTGTGCAG tgaCCCCAGAGGACCTTCTCCTGGACAGCCCTGAGAAGCCTGTGCCAGACGGACCGCTGGAGGTGGCTCTGGACCACCTGAAGCTGGGCAGCATCTTCACTTTCCGTGTGACGGTCCTGCAAGCCTCCAGCATCTCTGCAGAATACGCAGACATCTTCTGCCAGTTCAA CTTCATCCATCGCCACGATGAGGCCTTTTCGACAGAACCCTTGAAGAACACGGGACGAGGACCACCACTGGGCTTCTATCACGTCCAGAAT ATCGCTGTGGAGGTGACCAAATCCTTCATTGAATACATCAAGAGCCAGCCAATTGTGTTTGAGGTGTTTGGCCACTACCAGCAGCACCCCTTCCCGCCTCTCTGCAAGGATGTCCTGAG CCCACTGAGGCCGTCCCGGCGCCACTTCCCCCGTGTGATGCCGCTCTCCAAACCAG TGCCTGCAACAAAGCTGAGCACCATGACTCGGCCCAGTGCCGGCCCCTGCCAGTGCAAGTACGACCTGATGGTCTTCTTTGAGATTTGTGAGCTGGAGGCCAATGGCGA CTACATCCCTGCTGTTGTGGACCATCGTGGAGGCATGCCGTGCCATGGGACCTTCCTCCTCCACCAG GGCATCCAGAGGAGAATCACCGTCACCTTGGTGCATGAAACAGGCAGCCTCATCCGCTGGAAGGAAGTGCGGGAGCTGGTTGTGG gTCGAATTAGGAACACCCCAGAAGCAGATGAGTCACTCATTGACCCCAACATCCTGTCCCTGAACATCCTCTCCTCCGGGTACATCCACCCCTCCCAGGATGACCG GACTTTCTACCAGTTTGAGGCGGCGTGGGACAGCTCCATGCACAACTCGCTGCTGCTCAACCGTGTCACCCCGTACCGGGAGAAGATCTATATCACCCTGTCAGCCTACATCGAG atGGAGAACTGTACTCAGCCCGCTGTCATCACCAAAGACTTCTGCATGGTTTTCTACTCCCGGGACGCCAAACTTCCCGCCTCCCGCTCCATCCGCAATCTTTTTGGCAGCGGCAGCCTGCGGGCTTCTGAGAG CAATCGTGTGACTGGAGTCTATGAGCTCAGCCTCTGCCGTGTGGCCGATGCCGGCAGCCCAG GGATGCAGAGACGGCGACGGCGCGTTCTGGACACCTCCGTTGCCTATGTGCGGGGAGAGGAGAACCTGGCTGGCTGGCGGCCCCGCAGTGACAGCCTCATCCTTGACCATCAGTGGGAGCTGGAGAAACTCAGCCTCCTGCAAGAA GTGGAGAAGACAAGGCACTACCTGCTACTGCGTGAGAAGCTGGAGACGACCCAGCGCTTGGGTCTGGAGACCCTGTCCCCCTGCTCCGGTGAGGACTCTGAGTCCCGAAGCACCTCCTGCGTCTCCTCCCCACTCTCTGCCGACGGGGCCCCTGAGGGCCGCACCTCACCCCCTGAAACTCCCAGCGAGAGGCAGAAGGAGCTGGCTGTGAAG tgcttgcGCCTGCTCACGCACACCTTCAACAGGGAGTACAGCCACAGCCATGTCTGCATTAGCGCCAGTGAGAGCAAG CTGTCTGAAATGTCCGTGACCCTGATGAGAGACCCCTCCATGTCAGCTCTTGGGGTCACCACTCTCACCCCCTCCTCAACCTGCCCATCACTGGTGGAAGGACGTTACAATGCCACAGAGGTCAG acCCCAGCAGGTTTCCTCCAGAGCAGACAGCCCTGACCTGGAGCCTGTGGTAGAAGGAGAGCAGAAGAAGTCCCCAGCCCGCCGacctgaggaggagaaggagcccCAGCGTTTGCTGGTGCCTGACATCCAGGAGATCCGAGTCAG CCCCATCGTCTCCAAAAAGGGCTACCTGCACTTCCTGGAGCCCCACACCAATGGGTGGGTGAAGCGCTTCGTGGTGGTTCGGCGCCCATACGTCTACATCTACAACTCAGACAAGGATGCAGTTGAGAGGGCCATACTCAACCTCTCCAAGGCCCAGGTGGAGTACAGTGAGGACCAGCAGGCCATGCTCAAG ACCCCGAACACGTTTGCGGTGTGCACGGAGCACCGGGGCATCCTGCTGCAGGCGAGCAGTGACAAAGACATGCACGACTGGCTCTACGCCTTCAACCCTCTGCTGGCTGGATCCATAAG